One Gossypium hirsutum isolate 1008001.06 chromosome A11, Gossypium_hirsutum_v2.1, whole genome shotgun sequence genomic window carries:
- the LOC107890964 gene encoding F-box protein At5g07610 — MKRSRPSSASAETIAYNDDLLTQILIRIPAKHLLKLKLISKQWRSLISSLQFSLSHSLHHQNRGFLTPSALFLGIGNYYRPPFELPALPLTPDSRLPVLDFIVDPHFKILQSCNGLLLGHFYYNINERLRYFICNPTTRKFKMISFPVSQLGSLRAVNLAFDPMKSPHYNIICVRKLPSPNKRFGLYIYSSKSDEWDSSWISFRANEYIRFDHGVFCNGVFHWNSNGRKSLRFDLENKVLKKMPMLAPMFQAPQGSEDEDSRYFGESRGHLHLGVTYMPLCFKFNIFEMAADYSHWFLKYCLNLDDTMKAFPDLRLPVVDIYYGFHVLSVIRSEGEESKVVILLDFKAICYELKDGVLLNVNELKQCPETLNRCPLNYIGIQVYQYFETLSCV; from the coding sequence ATGAAGAGAAGCAGACCCTCCTCGGCTTCGGCAGAAACCATCGCCTACAATGACGACCTTCTCACCCAAATCCTCATAAGAATACCTGCAAAACATCTCCTCAAACTCAAATTAATCTCTAAACAATGGCGTTCCCTTATTTCCAGCCTCCAATTCTCTCTTTCCCACTCTCTTCACCACCAGAACCGAGGCTTTCTAACCCCATCAGCCCTCTTTCTAGGCATCGGCAACTACTACAGACCTCCCTTTGAATTACCCGCTCTTCCCTTAACTCCTGATAGCAGACTTCCCGTCTTGGATTTCATTGTTGACCCACACTTCAAAATCCTCCAATCTTGCAACGGCTTGCTTTTGGGTCATTTTTATTACAATATTAATGAAAGGTTGAGGTACTTCATCTGCAATCCAACTACCCGTAAGTTCAAAATGATTTCTTTTCCTGTATCCCAATTGGGTTCTTTGCGTGCTGTGAATTTAGCCTTTGATCCTATGAAATCGCCTCATTATAACATCATTTGTGTAAGGAAATTGCCTTCTCCAAATAAAAGGTTCGGTCTGTATATCTATTCATCAAAGTCTGATGAATGGGATTCTTCTTGGATTAGTTTTCGGGCCAACGAGTATATAAGGTTTGACCATGGTGTTTTCTGTAATGGGGTCTTTCATTGGAACAGTAACGGTAGGAAATCTTTGCGGTTTGATTTGGAGAATAAAGTGTTAAAGAAAATGCCAATGTTGGCTCCTATGTTTCAAGCTCCGCAAGGCTCGGAGGATGAGGATAGTCGATATTTTGGGGAGTCTAGGGGCCATTTGCATCTTGGAGTTACATACATGCCactttgttttaaatttaatattttcgagATGGCGGCTGATTATTCTCATTGGTTTCTTAAATACTGTCTGAACCTGGATGATACTATGAAAGCTTTCCCTGACTTGAGGTTACCTGTTGTTGATATCTATTATGGATTCCATGTTTTATCTGTTATCCGATCTGAAGGTGAGGAGTCAAAAGTTGTGATTCTCTTGGATTTTAAAGCAATTTGCTATGAGCTTAAGGATGGGGTTTTGCTGAATGTTAATGAGCTAAAGCAGTGTCCGGAGACTCTCAATCGGTGTCCATTGAATTATATTGGAATTCAAGTCTATCAATATTTTGAGACACTCTCATGTGTTTGA